The Brassica oleracea var. oleracea cultivar TO1000 chromosome C6, BOL, whole genome shotgun sequence genome includes a region encoding these proteins:
- the LOC106299316 gene encoding uncharacterized protein LOC106299316 — MEESGRKGDPFPGFEMSFHKDDSIFRRSQSCRRLQRRAPCPLSLPPRPPPSAEPPSATGVSTSALCQNGTDPIPLLSPLVLPSMLQPNPSTTSH, encoded by the coding sequence ATGGAGGAATCAGGACGTAAAGGTGATCCGTTTCCAGGTTTTGAGATGAGTTTTCACAAAGACGACTCCATTTTCCGGCGATCTCAAAGCTGCCGGCGGCTTCAGAGAAGAGCTCCATGTCCTCTCTCATTACCACCAAGACCTCCTCCTTCTGCAGAACCTCCTTCTGCGACCGGTGTCTCCACTTCTGCGTTGTGTCAGAACGGCACAGATCCAATCCCTCTACTGTCCCCTCTCGTCCTTCCTTCAATGCTTCAACCTAATCCCTCCACCACCTCTCATTGA
- the LOC106300742 gene encoding J domain-containing protein required for chloroplast accumulation response 1 produces the protein MGEQRQLRSRFCNRMQTKRCSANGIMNEFIVVDDDEVIILDFPEASKKGKAPETSRARDEPVLPRVISIDDDDEDEDTENVHKDGSSSSRMHTSVEVDDGDDDDCQFVQEKCASFRFTKCNQATMPSSGTRFGLDSESESEFSESDCSDCEILEGSQGEVREQWEKAFLEKMKKAGKAGLSEEAGPSNLRCDTNFRPGFESRNEQHDQTSSFFTARNAHRGKRTSSTFFGTEKSGKAGLSEEAGPSNFRPGCESGTDQDQHDQTASFFSAKNFDGCKGTYSTFFGTEKSGKAGLSEEAGLSDLHCGNKTEQHDQATSFFTARNPDGRKETSSTFFGTDNRNPKTSLFAEPSSLSPGIQVEHERSKSPTSDSTSSKEQRKQNSVKEAEKQPDTEPVQCETSVCSKENQKKKGSEENQKRKAAEHSYTKEVVQEEDASKSSPPHTSDGDGDTPPVLGVSNGARCEGGIGESRETIIDPIPSTSEPVQSLQGTAPEIDVMLNREMLKETDEYKKAQEEEWESRQRQLQLQAEEAQRQRKRRKLANTRQLEMERRQKERVEEVRETQKKEEESMNMKEKVRAEITKTLKVLELGCFNMAALLRGLGIPVKGGISPPPQEVHAAYKRAVLKFHPDRASGGDIKQQVEAEETFKLIARMKDKFLS, from the exons ATGGGAGAGCAACGTCAGCTTAGATCACGTTTTTGTAATAGAATGCAAACCAAAAGATGCAGTGCTAATGGCATAATGAACGAGTTTATTGTTGTAGACGATGATGAGGTCATCATTCTTGATTTTCCTGAGGCATCCAAAAAAGGCAAAGCCCCGGAGACATCAAGAGCCAGGGATGAGCCAGTTTTGCCGAGAGTGATTAGCATTGACGATGATGATGAGGATGAGGATACAGAGAATGTTCACAAAGATGGGAGTAGTTCAAGCCGTATGCACACATCGGTAGAAGTGGATGATGGTGATGATGATGATTGCCAATTCGTTCAAGAAAAGTGTGCTTCGTTTAGATTTACGAAGTGCAACCAGGCGACAATGCCCTCTTCTGGAACTCGATTTGGGTTAGATTCTGAATCTGAGAGTGAGTTTTCCGAGAGCGACTGTTCTGATTGTGAGATTTTAGAAGGTTCTCAGGGAGAGGTCCGGGAGCAGTGGGAGAAAGCTTTTTTGGAAAAAATGAAGAAAGCAGGTAAAGCTGGTCTGAGCGAGGAGGCTGGTCCTTCAAATCTCCGCTGTGACACTAACTTCAGGCCTGGTTTCGAGAGTAGAAATGAACAACATGATCAAACCTCTTCCTTCTTTACCGCAAGAAATGCACATAGGGGTAAAAGAACCTCTTCAACTTTCTTTGGAACCGAGAAGTCAGGTAAAGCTGGTCTGAGCGAGGAGGCTGGTCCTTCAAATTTCAGACCTGGTTGTGAGAGTGGAACTGATCAAGATCAACATGATCAAACAGCTTCCTTCTTTTCTGCAAAAAACTTTGATGGCTGTAAAGGAACCTATTCAACTTTCTTTGGAACCGAGAAATCAGGTAAAGCTGGTCTAAGTGAGGAGGCTGGTCTTTCAGATCTTCACTGTGGAAATAAGACTGAACAACATGATCAAGCAACTTCCTTCTTTACAGCAAGAAATCCAGATGGTCGGAAAGAAACCTCTTCTACTTTCTTTGGAACAGATAATCGAAATCCTAAGACATCTTTATTTGCCGAGCCTTCTTCACTGTCACCCGGAATACAAGTTGAGCATGAAAGGTCAAAATCACCTACAAGTGATTCTACATCGTCAAAAGAACAGAGAAAACAAAATAGTGTCAAAGAAGCTGAGAAACAGCCAGACACAGAGCCAGTTCAATGTGAAACTTCAGTGTGTTCCAAAGAGAATCAAAAGAAAAAGGGGTCCGAAGAGAATCAAAAGAGGAAGGCAGCAGAACATTCTTATACCAAGGAAGTTGTACAAGAAGAAGACGCCTCAAAATCGTCTCCGCCACACACTTCTGATGGGGATGGTGATACGCCACCTGTGCTTGGGGTAAGTAATGGAGCCAGATGTGAGGGTGGGATAGGTGAATCAAGGGAAACGATCATTGATCCTATCCCATCTACTAGCGAACCAGTGCAAAGTCTACAAGGTACAGCTCCTGAAATCGATGTCATGCTTAACAGAGAAATGTTGAAAGAGACAGATGAGTACAAGAAAGCACAAGAAGAAGAATGGGAGTCGAGGCAACGGCAGTTACAGCTCCAG GCAGAAGAAGCTCAGAGGCAACGTAAGAGAAGAAAGTTAGCGAACACGCGGCAGTTGGAGATGGAAAGAAGGCAAAAGGAGAGGGTAGAGGAAGTGAGAGAGACACAGAAGAAG GAGGAAGAAAGCATGAACATGAAGGAGAAAGTCCGCGCAGAAATAACCAAAACGCTTAAAGTTCTTGAACTCGGATGCTTCAACATGGCAGCTTTGCTTCGAGGCTTAGGGATTCCGGTTAAGGGTGGAATATCTCCTCCGCCACAAGAG GTACACGCAGCTTACAAACGTGCAGTTCTGAAGTTTCATCCGGACAGAGCTTCAGGAGGTGACATCAAACAGCAGGTCGAAGCAGAAGAAACATTCAAGCTTATTGCTCGGATGAAGGACAAATTTTTATCATAA
- the LOC106296504 gene encoding ACT domain-containing protein ACR4, translating into MDVSMSFSQDMDDEYEKLIRRMNPPRVVIDNDSCKEATVIRVDSANEYGILLEVVQILTDLDLTITKAYISSDGGWFMDVFNVTHQDGNKVTDEVVLDYIQKSLGPEACFSTSLRSVGVIPSTDSTVIELTGCDRPGLLSELTAVLTHLKCSVLNAEVWTHNTRAAAVMEVTDDLTGSAVSDPERLSRIKSLLRNVLKGSNTPKEAKTVVSQGEVHTDRRLHQMMFEDRDYENGVMVDDDSSNVQDERQRPDVCVDNWLDKDYSVVTVRCKDRPKLLFDTVCTLTDMQYVVFHGSVDTEGTEAFQEYYVRHIDGSPVKSEAEKQRVIQCLEAAIKRRVSEGLKLELCTTDRVGLLSNVTRIFRENSLTVTRAEVKTKGGKAVNTFYVSDASGYSIDAKTIDSIRQTIGKTLLKVKNKPKEQQQREKPPSQESPTRFLFGGLFKSKSFVNFGLVRSYS; encoded by the exons GTGGATAGTGCAAATGAATATGGGATTCTACTTGAAGTTGTGCAAATCCTCACTGATCTTGACCTCACTATCACCAAAGCTTACATATCCTCTGATGGTGGTTGGTTCATGGATG TATTTAATGTCACTCACCAAGATGGGAACAAAGTCACTGATGAAGTTGTTCTTGACTACATCCAAAAA TCTCTTGGCCCTGAAGCTTGCTTCTCCACTTCCTTGAGATCTGTTGGTGTCATACCATCAACAGACAGCACGGTTATCGAGTTAACCGGTTGTGACAGACCAGGTCTGCTGTCTGAACTGACAGCAGTCCTGACCCACCTCAAATGCAGTGTCCTAAACGCCGAGGTCTGGACACACAACACAAGAGCAGCTGCTGTGATGGAGGTGACAGATGACTTAACCGGTTCCGCCGTTTCTGATCCAGAGAGGCTCTCACGGATCAAGAGCCTTCTCAGGAATGTGCTCAAGGGAAGCAACACACCAAAGGAAGCCAAAACGGTTGTTTCTCAAGGGGAGGTCCACACTGATAGGAGGCTTCATCAGATGATGTTTGAAGATAGAGACTATGAGAACGGTGTGATGGTGGACGACGATTCCTCCAACGTTCAAGATGAAAGGCAAAGACCAGATGTTTGTGTTGATAATTGGCTTGATAAGGACTACTCTGTGGTCACGGTTAGATGTAAAGACAGACCAAAGCTTCTGTTCGACACTGTCTGCACTTTGACTGATATGCAGTATGTGGTTTTCCATGGAAGCGTTGATACTGAAGGCACGGAGGCATTTCAGGAGTATTATGTGAGACACATAGATGGGTCTCCTGTAAAATCAGAGGCGGAGAAGCAAAGAGTCATACAATGTCTTGAAGCAGCTATCAAAAGAAGAGTGTCTGAG GGATTGAAGTTGGAGCTGTGCACTACAGATCGAGTAGGCTTGTTATCAAATGTGACTAGGATTTTCCGCGAAAACAGTCTAACGGTCACGAGAGCTGAAGTGAAAACCAAAGGAGGCAAAGCTGTGAACACATTCTATGTCAGCGATGCATCTGGCTACTCAATCGATGCCAAGACTATAGATTCCATAAGACAAACCATAGGCAAAACTCTCCTCAAAGTTAAGAACAAGCCTAAAGAACAACAACAAAGAGAGAAACCGCCTTCCCAAGAATCACCGACAAGGTTTCTCTTTGGGGGTCTCTTCAAGTCTAAATCTTTCGTCAACTTTGGCTTGGTTCGGTCCTACTCTTGA
- the LOC106298653 gene encoding uncharacterized protein LOC106298653 isoform X1 → MIALNFIYFLHLLISSYCPTIERESERKRMGKKEGFFLNRLRAHVRVQPPTTTSHHTCSQEPPNASAETKGRSIMVVVDSCSEAKNALLWTLSHCAQPQDSILLLHFLKAKPSQSGALATGGEETCDKHTASKAYQKVSTLRNICELKRPEVKTEMVVVQGEEKGSTIVKEARERGASLLVLGQKKQHATWRLLMIWASQTRPLTKTDTVEYCINNAPCMAIAVRKRGKKVGGYTLTTKRHKDFWLLA, encoded by the exons ATGATAGCTCTTAATTTCATTTACTTTCTCCACCTTCTTATATCATCTTATTGTCCTACGATTGAGAGAGAGAGTGAGAGAAAGAGAATGGGGAAGAAAGAAGGGTTCTTTCTAAACAGATTAAGGGCTCATGTAAGAGTCCAACCACCGACGACTACTAGCCACCATACCTGCAGCCAAGAACCACCAAATGCATCCGCAGAGACAAAAGGAAGAAGCATAATGGTTGTGGTTGATTCTTGCTCAGAGGCTAAGAACGCTTTGCTTTGGACTCTCTCCCATTGTGCTCAGCCTCAAGACTCCATCCTTCTTCTCCATTTTCTTAAAGCTAAACCTTCTCAATCAG GGGCTCTAGCCACCGGAGGAGAAGAAACTTGTGACAAACATACAGCTTCGAAAGCTTATCAAAAAGTTTCAACCTTGAGAAACATTTGTGAGCTAAAAAGACCTGAG GTGAAGACAGAGATGGTGGTTGTACAAGGTGAGGAGAAAGGTTCGACCATAGTTAAGGAGGCAAGAGAACGTGGAGCGTCCTTACTAGTTCTAGGCCAGAAGAAACAGCATGCCACTTGGCGACTACTAATGATATGGGCCTCACAGACCCGACCCTTGACCAAAACCGACACCGTAGAGTATTGCATTAACAACGCTCCTTGTATGGCTATTGCCGTTCGCAAGAGAGGCAAGAAAGTTGGTGGATACACTCTTACAACTAAGCGTCACAAAGATTTCTGGCTTCTGGCATGA
- the LOC106298653 gene encoding uncharacterized protein LOC106298653 isoform X2: MIALNFIYFLHLLISSYCPTIERESERKRMGKKEGFFLNRLRAHVRVQPPTTTSHHTCSQEPPNASAETKGRSIMVVVDSCSEAKNALLWTLSHCAQPQDSILLLHFLKAKPSQSATGGEETCDKHTASKAYQKVSTLRNICELKRPEVKTEMVVVQGEEKGSTIVKEARERGASLLVLGQKKQHATWRLLMIWASQTRPLTKTDTVEYCINNAPCMAIAVRKRGKKVGGYTLTTKRHKDFWLLA, encoded by the exons ATGATAGCTCTTAATTTCATTTACTTTCTCCACCTTCTTATATCATCTTATTGTCCTACGATTGAGAGAGAGAGTGAGAGAAAGAGAATGGGGAAGAAAGAAGGGTTCTTTCTAAACAGATTAAGGGCTCATGTAAGAGTCCAACCACCGACGACTACTAGCCACCATACCTGCAGCCAAGAACCACCAAATGCATCCGCAGAGACAAAAGGAAGAAGCATAATGGTTGTGGTTGATTCTTGCTCAGAGGCTAAGAACGCTTTGCTTTGGACTCTCTCCCATTGTGCTCAGCCTCAAGACTCCATCCTTCTTCTCCATTTTCTTAAAGCTAAACCTTCTCAATCAG CCACCGGAGGAGAAGAAACTTGTGACAAACATACAGCTTCGAAAGCTTATCAAAAAGTTTCAACCTTGAGAAACATTTGTGAGCTAAAAAGACCTGAG GTGAAGACAGAGATGGTGGTTGTACAAGGTGAGGAGAAAGGTTCGACCATAGTTAAGGAGGCAAGAGAACGTGGAGCGTCCTTACTAGTTCTAGGCCAGAAGAAACAGCATGCCACTTGGCGACTACTAATGATATGGGCCTCACAGACCCGACCCTTGACCAAAACCGACACCGTAGAGTATTGCATTAACAACGCTCCTTGTATGGCTATTGCCGTTCGCAAGAGAGGCAAGAAAGTTGGTGGATACACTCTTACAACTAAGCGTCACAAAGATTTCTGGCTTCTGGCATGA